In Thermococcus thioreducens, a genomic segment contains:
- a CDS encoding Ig-like domain-containing protein — MIEMGKRIALMVVLILLLGLPAVAGEGSNYYSARPDEYGTYVYFSSMLWEFSSVLDGVLNGENGTVESALELYALANTTYETLVLYSGAGIDERPLELVPYFLSLGSAAFEVASGEASFRASFSEGEYAAARAALVRMKRGLRESRDALSAISKITLKGKNGTVLTFNTADLYPKLDALEALAGRYEELLDQVQVPENFTLFISNPSPMALENVTFYGFTLGLRDIHVVVSGENLAANVTSGTFHLDYSFPRPGTYKAYAVGFNGTFEVISNVLTINVSGVPTKLLVTAISDGGVLVEGHLVDYFGRALPWKRVILTADSSTYYGITDENGSVRFFIANVSGTVNATVLFPGDGIHLPTSAGLVLTPPLRRPAIRLFHDGSRVRAGEEVVIRGKVDSTYPLPLTIYVDGKGYSTLVAKGEFTFTLSFSPGRHEVYAYFAGSETLAPSSSNVLTLEAAPVDYTRRFLLFVFLLLLAFTAYRFTARRRVGGVPSSQVPEAPAFPPIGEEGEERPDIGKAYRTVYGLLKRLYDLPGSTTPRELVSALRHEPFAEHLKILTRLHEVTVYGKKKFGLREVLRAVKHASLIIVGVFVRDEL, encoded by the coding sequence CGGGACTTACGTTTACTTCAGCTCAATGCTATGGGAATTCTCCTCCGTTTTGGATGGGGTTCTGAACGGCGAGAACGGCACGGTTGAGAGCGCCCTTGAGCTGTACGCCCTCGCGAACACAACCTACGAGACCCTGGTGCTCTACTCCGGGGCGGGTATCGATGAGAGGCCCCTTGAGCTGGTTCCCTACTTCCTCTCCCTGGGCTCGGCTGCCTTTGAGGTGGCCTCTGGGGAGGCTTCCTTCAGGGCGAGCTTTTCAGAGGGGGAGTACGCGGCTGCACGGGCCGCCCTCGTGCGTATGAAGAGGGGACTGAGGGAGTCCCGTGATGCTCTGAGTGCCATATCAAAGATAACCCTTAAAGGGAAGAACGGTACGGTGCTGACCTTTAACACTGCGGATCTCTATCCGAAGCTCGATGCCCTTGAGGCCCTTGCCGGCAGGTATGAGGAGCTCCTTGATCAGGTCCAGGTCCCCGAAAACTTCACCCTCTTCATTTCCAACCCCTCCCCCATGGCCCTGGAAAACGTTACCTTCTACGGCTTTACCCTCGGCCTGAGGGATATTCACGTGGTCGTCTCGGGAGAGAACCTGGCCGCTAACGTCACCAGCGGCACTTTCCATCTGGATTACTCCTTCCCGAGGCCCGGAACTTACAAAGCTTATGCCGTTGGCTTCAACGGCACTTTTGAGGTCATTTCAAACGTCCTCACGATCAACGTGAGCGGCGTGCCCACGAAGCTTTTGGTTACCGCGATCTCTGACGGTGGGGTCTTGGTCGAGGGCCACCTCGTGGACTACTTTGGAAGGGCCCTTCCGTGGAAGAGGGTCATCCTTACGGCGGACAGCTCCACGTACTACGGCATAACCGACGAAAACGGGAGCGTCAGGTTCTTCATCGCCAACGTCTCCGGGACCGTTAACGCTACCGTCCTCTTCCCGGGTGACGGGATACACCTCCCGACAAGCGCTGGCTTGGTGTTGACACCCCCTCTGAGAAGGCCCGCGATACGGCTGTTCCATGATGGGAGCCGAGTCAGGGCAGGAGAGGAGGTGGTAATACGGGGTAAGGTTGATAGCACCTACCCGCTGCCCCTCACAATCTATGTGGACGGGAAGGGGTATTCCACACTCGTGGCAAAAGGGGAGTTCACATTCACCCTCAGCTTTTCCCCCGGGAGGCACGAGGTCTACGCGTACTTCGCCGGGAGTGAAACCCTGGCACCGTCATCGTCCAACGTTCTGACCCTGGAGGCAGCCCCTGTGGACTACACAAGGAGGTTCCTTCTTTTCGTGTTCCTTCTCCTTCTGGCCTTCACCGCCTACAGGTTCACAGCCAGAAGACGGGTTGGAGGGGTGCCTTCCTCACAGGTACCTGAAGCACCAGCGTTCCCACCTATTGGGGAGGAAGGAGAGGAAAGACCGGATATTGGAAAGGCTTACCGCACCGTCTACGGCCTCCTGAAGAGGCTGTACGACCTTCCTGGGTCCACAACTCCCCGTGAGCTGGTGTCCGCCTTAAGGCATGAGCCCTTCGCGGAGCACCTTAAAATCCTCACCCGCCTCCATGAGGTTACAGTTTACGGTAAGAAAAAGTTCGGGCTCCGTGAAGTCCTCCGTGCGGTCAAGCATGCCTCGCTCATTATAGTGGGAGTTTTCGTGAGGGATGAGCTGTGA
- a CDS encoding AAA family ATPase, with the protein MDGKEFMERLRKEISKAVVGKDDVIELLTVALLSEGHVLIEGIPGVAKTTIAKAFANAIGLSFSRVQLTPDLLPADIIGVVYYDQKTGQWRTKKGPIFANIVLADEVNRAQPKTQSALLEAMQERQVTIEGTTHTLPEPFLVIATMNPLEHEGVYVLPEAQLDRFLLKIEIGFPDREEEISLLKRKSLGEFYDVEPIVTHEELIGLIGEVKRVKVSDEVIEYIYSLVSATRADERLLFGASPRAGEHLLFASKAAAFLDGRDYVIPDDVKKVAVPVLVHRLLLKAEYELEGIRVRDVILDVLRETEIPV; encoded by the coding sequence ATGGACGGTAAGGAATTCATGGAGAGGCTGAGGAAAGAGATAAGTAAGGCAGTCGTTGGAAAGGACGACGTGATAGAGCTGCTGACGGTGGCCCTTCTCTCCGAGGGGCACGTGCTCATAGAGGGAATTCCTGGAGTGGCAAAAACGACTATAGCCAAGGCCTTTGCGAACGCCATAGGGCTGAGCTTCTCCCGCGTACAGCTCACCCCCGACCTCCTGCCCGCTGACATAATCGGCGTTGTCTACTACGACCAGAAGACCGGCCAGTGGAGGACCAAGAAGGGTCCGATATTCGCCAACATTGTTCTGGCCGACGAGGTCAACAGGGCCCAGCCCAAGACTCAGAGCGCGCTCCTTGAGGCAATGCAGGAGAGGCAGGTCACCATAGAGGGCACCACCCATACGCTGCCCGAGCCCTTCCTCGTCATAGCAACCATGAACCCGCTGGAGCACGAGGGAGTGTACGTCCTCCCCGAGGCCCAGCTGGACAGGTTCCTCCTCAAGATAGAGATAGGCTTCCCAGACAGGGAAGAGGAGATATCCCTCCTCAAGAGAAAGAGCCTCGGGGAGTTCTACGATGTCGAGCCGATAGTGACCCACGAGGAGCTCATAGGGCTTATAGGCGAGGTAAAGAGGGTTAAAGTCAGCGACGAGGTCATAGAGTACATATACTCCCTGGTATCCGCCACAAGGGCGGATGAGAGGCTTCTCTTCGGCGCATCGCCCAGGGCAGGAGAGCACCTGCTCTTCGCTTCCAAAGCAGCAGCTTTTCTTGACGGCAGGGACTACGTCATACCTGACGACGTTAAGAAGGTCGCGGTCCCGGTGCTCGTCCACAGGCTCCTCCTGAAGGCGGAGTACGAACTTGAGGGGATCAGGGTGAGGGACGTCATCCTCGACGTCCTCAGGGAGACTGAAATCCCGGTGTAG
- a CDS encoding DUF4350 domain-containing protein — translation MNRVVYGILLVVGVGLLVMPLSVPVFKSDAAYSVLNTNWNGLSSFGKLLYSTGEITPLLAPYDSSGLENFKGTLVVVGPNLDFSGGEIDSLRRFLENGNTLLLADDFGTGNQVLEGLGLRVRFSKIPLTSLTYSKNSDFPLTVDIRDAELAGGVMRLVMSRPSAVLNAGNSTVLVYSSNASMLGKEYGAFPLVVEVPYGKGRIILVSDPDIFTNSLFRENEAFLRNLVSSLPEKTFYIDEAHHADFNPYSSGTMVIRRAVNRELVFYYVLFIALLALAVESGLTGWLMHRFALLLMRLFPGEGEPVEEVVKRLEERGLDGDKLKTILREIETGSKLGGAHGR, via the coding sequence GTGAACAGGGTCGTGTACGGCATACTCCTGGTCGTCGGCGTGGGGCTCCTGGTTATGCCCCTATCGGTTCCGGTCTTCAAGAGCGACGCCGCCTACAGCGTGCTCAACACCAACTGGAACGGTCTTTCCAGCTTCGGGAAGCTCCTCTACTCCACCGGAGAAATAACCCCGCTCCTTGCTCCCTACGACTCCTCGGGTTTGGAGAACTTCAAGGGCACGCTCGTGGTCGTTGGGCCGAACCTCGACTTCTCGGGGGGTGAGATAGACTCCCTGAGGAGGTTCCTTGAAAATGGCAATACTTTACTCCTTGCCGACGACTTTGGGACGGGCAACCAGGTGCTTGAGGGCCTCGGGCTCAGGGTGAGGTTCTCGAAAATCCCCCTAACCAGCCTGACATATTCCAAGAACTCGGACTTCCCCCTCACGGTTGATATCCGCGATGCGGAGCTTGCCGGGGGCGTTATGAGGCTGGTGATGAGCAGACCCTCGGCAGTCCTCAACGCCGGGAACTCCACGGTTCTTGTGTACTCCAGCAACGCCTCGATGCTTGGAAAGGAGTACGGTGCATTCCCCCTGGTTGTGGAAGTTCCTTACGGGAAGGGACGGATAATTCTCGTCTCCGACCCTGATATCTTCACCAACTCCCTCTTCCGGGAGAACGAGGCCTTTCTGAGGAACCTTGTTTCTTCCCTCCCTGAAAAGACCTTCTACATAGACGAGGCCCACCATGCGGACTTCAACCCCTACTCCTCGGGGACGATGGTCATAAGGCGGGCGGTCAACAGGGAGCTCGTCTTCTACTACGTCCTCTTTATAGCCCTGCTGGCACTGGCGGTCGAAAGCGGCCTCACCGGATGGCTTATGCACCGCTTCGCTCTCCTCCTCATGAGGCTTTTCCCTGGGGAGGGGGAGCCGGTTGAAGAGGTCGTGAAGAGGCTTGAGGAGAGGGGCCTCGACGGGGATAAGTTAAAAACCATCCTCCGGGAAATAGAGACCGGTTCAAAACTGGGTGGTGCCCATGGACGGTAA